In Halosegnis marinus, one genomic interval encodes:
- a CDS encoding DUF7504 family protein: MESARRASGTDDADSAYAAAPGESVLLCSSPMDRPPVDAVTTTDAAAPASTNVLAVALDGSVDDVADAWLRDAGRLPDRLAVVTVGESARGAAAAASGGATGLPDGVSTASVSSPGDLTGLGIKLSQCLSSWEGGATTVRFDSLTTLLQFADLKRVFRFVHVLTGRLDSADAVGYFHVDPGAHDDQTLATLRGLFDTVLEVGPDGEWVEA, translated from the coding sequence ATGGAGTCGGCACGACGCGCATCGGGGACGGACGACGCGGACAGCGCGTACGCCGCCGCTCCCGGCGAGAGCGTGCTGCTGTGTTCGTCGCCGATGGACCGCCCGCCGGTCGATGCCGTCACGACGACGGACGCCGCCGCGCCCGCGAGCACGAACGTCCTCGCCGTCGCGCTCGACGGGTCCGTCGACGACGTGGCCGACGCGTGGCTCCGCGACGCCGGGCGCCTCCCCGACCGGCTCGCCGTCGTCACCGTCGGCGAGTCAGCCCGCGGGGCCGCGGCCGCCGCGTCCGGCGGCGCGACCGGCCTCCCCGACGGCGTCTCCACGGCCTCCGTCTCCTCGCCGGGGGACCTCACCGGGCTGGGTATCAAGCTGAGCCAGTGCCTCTCCTCGTGGGAGGGCGGCGCGACGACGGTCCGGTTCGACTCGCTCACCACCCTGCTCCAGTTCGCCGACCTCAAGCGCGTGTTCCGGTTCGTCCACGTCCTCACCGGGCGTCTCGACAGCGCGGACGCCGTCGGCTACTTCCACGTCGACCCCGGCGCGCACGACGACCAGACGCTCGCCACGCTCCGCGGGCTGTTCGACACGGTGCTGGAGGTCGGTCCCGACGGCGAGTGGGTCGAGGCCTAG